The proteins below are encoded in one region of Candidatus Zixiibacteriota bacterium:
- a CDS encoding cyclic 2,3-diphosphoglycerate synthase, protein MAARKKIIIMGAAGRDFHNFNVLYRDNADVDVVAFTATQIPDIEGRKYPASLAGKLYPKGIPIHAESELLDLIKKHGVDEVVFSYSDVPYQYVMEKAAHVMAAGARFAVEGGLPTMIKSTKPVVAVCAIRTGCGKSQTTRRVAEALQAMGKTVVAIRHPMPYGDLEKQRVQRFAKLSDLDKHKCTIEEREEYEPHIMHGVTVFAGVDYEAIVREAEKEADVILWDGGNNDMSFYKPDLQITVVDPHRPGHELSYYPGQNNLLLADVIVINKIDSADPDDVAEVRANIAEYNPGAIVVDAASPLDVDHHELIRGKRVLVVEDGPTLTHGEMEYGAGVVAAVKYGASDLVDPRPYTVKSITETFRKYPGIGTLLPAMGYGDKQVKDLETTINKTDCDAVVIATPIDLTRIIKINKPTVRVHYSLQEIGTPTLASILEARFSTKKVATKKQK, encoded by the coding sequence ATGGCAGCCAGGAAAAAAATCATCATCATGGGAGCCGCCGGACGCGATTTCCACAACTTCAACGTGCTCTATCGTGACAACGCCGATGTCGACGTCGTGGCCTTTACGGCTACGCAGATTCCCGATATCGAAGGACGCAAGTACCCGGCATCGCTGGCCGGAAAGCTGTATCCGAAAGGCATTCCCATACACGCCGAGTCCGAACTGCTCGATCTGATCAAAAAACATGGCGTCGATGAAGTCGTCTTCTCCTATTCCGATGTTCCCTACCAGTACGTGATGGAGAAGGCGGCCCACGTCATGGCGGCCGGCGCGCGCTTTGCCGTTGAGGGCGGTTTGCCGACCATGATCAAGTCCACCAAGCCGGTGGTGGCCGTTTGCGCCATTCGGACAGGCTGCGGCAAGTCGCAGACGACCCGTCGCGTCGCCGAAGCGCTGCAGGCTATGGGCAAGACGGTTGTCGCCATTCGCCATCCCATGCCCTACGGTGACCTGGAAAAACAGCGTGTCCAGCGCTTTGCCAAGCTCAGCGATCTCGACAAACACAAATGTACGATCGAAGAGCGCGAGGAGTACGAGCCGCACATCATGCACGGCGTGACAGTCTTCGCCGGAGTCGACTACGAGGCGATTGTCCGCGAGGCGGAGAAAGAGGCCGATGTCATTTTGTGGGACGGCGGCAACAACGATATGTCCTTCTACAAACCGGACCTGCAAATCACCGTCGTCGATCCGCACCGGCCGGGCCACGAACTGAGCTACTATCCGGGGCAGAATAACCTGTTGTTGGCCGACGTGATCGTGATCAATAAAATCGACTCGGCCGATCCGGATGACGTCGCCGAGGTCCGCGCGAACATCGCCGAATATAATCCCGGGGCGATCGTGGTCGACGCAGCCTCTCCGCTCGATGTGGATCACCACGAGTTGATCCGCGGCAAGCGGGTGCTGGTTGTTGAGGACGGCCCCACCCTGACACACGGCGAGATGGAATACGGTGCCGGTGTCGTGGCCGCTGTCAAGTATGGTGCTTCCGACCTCGTCGATCCGCGACCATACACCGTCAAGTCGATTACCGAGACTTTCCGGAAATACCCCGGAATCGGGACGCTGTTGCCGGCCATGGGGTACGGTGACAAACAGGTCAAGGACCTCGAGACGACCATCAACAAGACCGACTGCGACGCGGTGGTGATTGCCACGCCGATCGACCTCACCCGGATCATCAAGATCAACAAACCGACGGTACGGGTGCATTACAGCCTGCAGGAGATCGGTACACCGACGCTGGCTTCCATACTTGAGGCCAGGTTCTCGACAAAAAAGGTGGCAACGAAAAAGCAGAAATAG
- a CDS encoding aldehyde dehydrogenase family protein, producing the protein MATPTVYKNFINGEWVASRSGETFENRNPANTDEVVGLFQKSTAEDVNDAITAAADAYRKWRLVPAPKRGEILYRVAARLLAEKERLSRDMTREMGKILAETRGDTQEAIDMTFYMAGEGRRQFGFTTPSEMMNKFNMAVRQPLGVCGFITPWNFPMAIPSWKMMPALICGNTVVIKPATDTPLSVVNLVQVCHEEGIPAGVVNMVTGAGSKVGQPLIHDHRVRVVSFTGSTEVGRKVSEACAPKFKHSCLEMGGKNPQIVMDDANLELAVEGALWGAFGTTGQRCTATSRLIVHKDVYSKTVDMIVKRANALKVGNGLDSSVQMGPCVNQAQLDTVLSYIEIGKKEGARLVAGGERLAGGDFDKGFFVRPTIFADVTQKMRLWKEEIFGPVLSIAVFDTFDQAIEMANDTEYGLSASIYTQDINKAYVAMRDVYTGIFYVNAPTIGAETHLPFGGTKNTGNGHREAAAATLEVYSEWKSVYVDFSGRIQRAQIDNQ; encoded by the coding sequence ATGGCGACCCCGACTGTCTACAAGAACTTCATAAATGGCGAGTGGGTAGCGTCTCGATCTGGCGAGACATTTGAGAACCGCAACCCTGCCAACACCGACGAAGTAGTCGGTCTCTTTCAGAAATCGACGGCTGAAGATGTCAACGATGCGATCACCGCTGCGGCCGACGCTTACCGCAAGTGGCGTCTCGTTCCGGCGCCCAAGCGTGGCGAAATCCTTTATCGGGTTGCCGCCCGTCTGCTCGCCGAAAAGGAGAGACTTTCCAGGGACATGACCCGCGAAATGGGCAAAATCCTGGCCGAGACCCGTGGCGATACGCAGGAAGCGATCGACATGACGTTTTACATGGCCGGTGAAGGACGCCGTCAGTTCGGATTCACGACACCGTCGGAGATGATGAACAAATTCAATATGGCGGTACGCCAGCCGCTCGGTGTCTGCGGATTCATCACACCCTGGAATTTCCCCATGGCCATCCCGTCATGGAAGATGATGCCGGCGCTTATCTGCGGCAACACCGTTGTGATTAAGCCCGCCACCGATACGCCCCTCTCGGTCGTCAACCTGGTCCAGGTGTGTCACGAAGAGGGTATCCCCGCAGGCGTGGTAAACATGGTAACCGGCGCGGGCAGCAAGGTCGGACAGCCCCTGATCCACGATCATCGCGTGCGCGTGGTGTCGTTTACCGGTTCGACCGAGGTCGGTCGAAAGGTGTCGGAGGCGTGCGCTCCGAAGTTCAAGCACTCCTGCCTCGAGATGGGCGGCAAGAACCCTCAGATCGTGATGGACGATGCCAATCTCGAACTGGCCGTAGAGGGCGCGCTGTGGGGTGCGTTCGGTACGACCGGACAGCGGTGCACGGCGACCAGCCGCCTCATCGTCCACAAGGACGTTTACAGCAAGACGGTTGACATGATAGTCAAGCGGGCCAATGCGCTCAAGGTAGGCAACGGCCTGGACTCGTCTGTCCAAATGGGGCCATGCGTCAACCAGGCGCAGCTCGATACCGTCCTCAGCTACATAGAAATCGGCAAAAAGGAAGGTGCCCGTCTCGTTGCAGGCGGGGAACGTCTCGCGGGCGGGGACTTCGACAAGGGATTCTTCGTGCGGCCGACCATCTTCGCGGACGTCACGCAGAAGATGAGGCTGTGGAAGGAAGAAATATTCGGCCCGGTGCTGTCAATCGCCGTGTTCGATACGTTCGATCAGGCGATCGAAATGGCAAACGATACGGAGTATGGCCTGTCAGCCTCCATCTATACCCAGGATATTAATAAGGCCTACGTCGCCATGCGTGATGTCTACACCGGTATCTTCTACGTGAATGCGCCGACTATCGGCGCCGAAACTCACCTGCCGTTCGGCGGCACGAAGAATACCGGCAACGGCCATCGTGAGGCGGCCGCGGCGACGCTCGAAGTGTACAGCGAATGGAAGTCAGTCTATGTCGATTTCTCGGGACGCATTCAACGTGCCCAGATCGACAACCAATAG
- the tgt gene encoding tRNA guanosine(34) transglycosylase Tgt yields MADKPIYTLKTTDGAARRGEVSTGHGTFQTPAFMPVGTAGSVKAMTAEDVESSGTEIMLANTYHLYLRPGHETVAAMGGLAKFNGWNRPTLTDSGGYQVFSLRERARLSDDGVDFASHIDGSRHLFTPERVMEIQHALGADIIMAFDHCVAYPAVEGVAADAVRRTYDWAKRSLDRHLELCADETDYRRLLFGIVQGSTFNGLRTISAEQIVSLDFPGNAIGGLSVGESKEEMEETLAHTVTLLPGDRPRYLMGVGYPEDILMAVSYGVDMFDCVLPTRNARTGQVFTSTGPLVYRNAEFARDDRPLDIHCDCRVCRRYSRSYLRHLYNQSEITGLVLATYHSVYFYQRLMRGIREAIESGEFDRFRREFLARYFSNVNT; encoded by the coding sequence TTGGCTGACAAACCTATCTACACCCTCAAGACCACCGACGGCGCTGCCCGCCGTGGCGAAGTGAGCACCGGGCACGGCACGTTCCAGACCCCGGCTTTCATGCCCGTGGGCACAGCCGGGTCGGTGAAAGCGATGACCGCCGAAGATGTGGAATCTTCGGGTACGGAGATCATGCTCGCCAACACGTACCATCTGTATCTCCGTCCCGGTCACGAAACGGTCGCGGCTATGGGCGGGCTCGCGAAGTTTAACGGATGGAATCGTCCCACGTTAACCGATTCCGGCGGCTATCAGGTGTTTTCGCTTCGTGAACGGGCGCGACTGTCGGACGACGGCGTGGATTTCGCCTCGCACATCGACGGTTCCCGGCACCTGTTCACGCCGGAACGAGTGATGGAAATACAGCACGCGCTCGGCGCGGACATTATCATGGCCTTCGATCACTGTGTCGCGTATCCGGCCGTCGAAGGAGTCGCCGCCGACGCAGTACGCCGCACCTATGACTGGGCAAAACGGTCACTCGATCGGCACCTCGAATTGTGCGCTGATGAGACTGACTATCGCCGTTTGCTGTTTGGCATCGTACAGGGCTCCACGTTTAACGGCCTCCGCACGATTTCCGCAGAGCAGATCGTCTCGCTCGACTTTCCCGGCAATGCAATCGGCGGTCTGTCGGTCGGTGAGTCGAAGGAAGAAATGGAAGAAACCCTCGCCCACACCGTCACCCTGCTTCCCGGCGATCGCCCGCGATATCTTATGGGTGTCGGGTATCCCGAAGACATCCTCATGGCCGTGTCGTATGGCGTCGACATGTTCGACTGTGTTTTGCCAACTCGCAATGCTCGAACCGGTCAGGTATTTACCTCAACCGGTCCTCTGGTTTACCGCAATGCCGAGTTCGCCCGTGACGACCGTCCGCTTGACATCCACTGCGACTGCCGGGTGTGCCGCCGCTATAGTCGGTCCTACCTCCGCCACCTGTACAACCAGTCCGAGATCACGGGGCTGGTGTTGGCGACGTACCATTCCGTCTACTTCTATCAACGGTTGATGAGAGGGATCAGGGAAGCTATTGAAAGCGGCGAATTCGATCGGTTCCGCCGCGAGTTTCTCGCACGCTACTTCAGCAACGTAAACACGTAG
- the radA gene encoding DNA repair protein RadA: MSTRRKIKTAYFCSQCGAEHPKWQGQCRECGAWNSLIEERAPVRKAAPSRPSAGRPTRIVDIQPESREGYVSGIPELDRVLGGRILPGMTVLLGGEPGIGKSTLLLQAADAYSRAGLPVLYVTGEESLPQVKIRAQRLELTGENVTVVNCTEVAEILSMIAAGEFAVVLIDSIQTVASEQFDSPPGTVGQIRECAGQLIRAAKTEGCALYLVGHITKEGMIAGPKVLEHMVDTVVYFEGDSAHLYRILRVTKNRFGSVSEIGLFQMTSRGLMDVANPSSFFLTENDQPARTGAAVTGICEGNRPLLVEVQALVSSAAYGNPQRVAGGIDGKRLSLLLAILEKRCGYPMGTHDVFVSVAGGLKLTEPSIDLAVMAAIVSSLQNRSIASGTLVVGEVGLSGEVRGITMVDRRIAEATKLGYTTAVIPKGNMSQVGETTIEIIGVSDLQGALEKVIG, from the coding sequence ATGTCAACTCGCCGAAAAATCAAGACAGCTTACTTCTGCTCGCAGTGCGGCGCCGAACACCCGAAATGGCAGGGCCAGTGCCGCGAGTGCGGCGCATGGAACAGCCTGATCGAGGAACGCGCACCCGTACGAAAAGCCGCGCCCTCAAGACCTTCCGCCGGCCGTCCCACCAGAATCGTGGATATCCAGCCGGAGTCCCGAGAGGGCTACGTGAGCGGAATCCCCGAGCTCGATCGTGTTCTTGGCGGCCGCATCCTGCCCGGCATGACCGTGCTGCTGGGAGGAGAGCCCGGAATCGGCAAGTCGACCCTCTTGCTGCAGGCCGCTGACGCATACTCGCGGGCAGGACTGCCGGTTCTCTATGTCACCGGAGAAGAATCGCTCCCTCAAGTGAAGATCCGCGCTCAGCGGCTCGAACTGACGGGTGAAAACGTTACCGTCGTAAACTGCACTGAGGTAGCCGAGATTTTGTCGATGATTGCCGCCGGAGAATTCGCCGTCGTATTGATCGATTCAATTCAGACGGTGGCGTCCGAGCAGTTCGATTCCCCTCCGGGGACGGTCGGGCAGATCCGGGAGTGTGCCGGGCAGCTGATCCGTGCGGCCAAAACGGAAGGATGCGCGTTGTATCTGGTCGGTCATATCACCAAGGAAGGAATGATTGCCGGACCCAAAGTGCTCGAACACATGGTTGATACGGTCGTCTATTTCGAAGGCGACTCCGCCCACCTCTATCGAATCCTCCGGGTCACCAAAAACCGGTTCGGCTCGGTCTCGGAAATCGGACTATTCCAGATGACCTCTCGCGGCTTGATGGATGTCGCCAACCCGTCCTCGTTTTTCCTCACGGAGAACGACCAACCTGCGCGCACCGGCGCCGCCGTGACCGGCATCTGCGAGGGAAACCGCCCGCTTCTTGTCGAGGTCCAGGCGCTGGTGTCGTCGGCCGCCTATGGCAACCCCCAGCGTGTTGCAGGCGGAATCGACGGCAAGCGTCTCTCGTTGCTGCTCGCGATCCTCGAAAAACGGTGCGGCTACCCTATGGGTACGCACGATGTTTTCGTCTCTGTCGCGGGAGGCCTGAAGCTCACGGAACCGTCGATCGATCTCGCCGTGATGGCAGCCATTGTCTCGTCGCTGCAGAATCGATCCATCGCATCGGGAACCCTTGTAGTTGGTGAAGTCGGGCTGTCGGGGGAGGTGCGGGGAATCACGATGGTTGATCGACGAATCGCCGAGGCCACAAAACTCGGGTACACCACAGCCGTCATACCAAAAGGCAACATGTCGCAGGTAGGGGAGACCACCATTGAAATCATCGGTGTCTCCGATCTGCAGGGTGCATTGGAAAAAGTCATTGGCTGA
- a CDS encoding ABC transporter ATP-binding protein, with protein MSTPAGHSLISIRGLCRRFGEQVVLDHLDLDIDAGESVVIIGQSGTGKSVLLKHIIRLLSPDSGQVLIDGQDITDLSFEELVPIRRKFGMLFQSAALFDSLTVAENVGLGLKEARHHHPGDIKRIVQEKLDMVGLASAADKYPSELSGGMRKRVGMARAIAADPEILLYDEPTTGLDPITADVINDLIVALNQRLHVTSIAVTHDMTSAFKIADRIVMLYQGRVEFTGTPDEVRSAANPVVQQFIHGRAAGPIQVR; from the coding sequence ATGAGTACCCCGGCCGGCCATAGCTTGATTTCAATTCGCGGACTGTGCAGGCGATTCGGAGAACAGGTCGTTCTGGATCATCTGGACCTGGATATTGATGCCGGGGAGTCAGTGGTCATTATCGGGCAATCCGGCACCGGCAAGTCCGTCCTGCTGAAACACATCATTCGCCTGCTCAGCCCGGATTCCGGACAGGTTCTTATTGACGGTCAGGATATCACCGACCTGTCCTTCGAAGAACTGGTGCCGATCCGTCGGAAGTTCGGCATGCTGTTCCAATCCGCGGCGCTGTTTGACTCGCTGACAGTTGCGGAAAACGTGGGGCTCGGTCTCAAGGAAGCGCGCCATCATCACCCCGGGGACATCAAGCGAATCGTACAGGAAAAACTGGACATGGTGGGCCTCGCCTCCGCTGCCGACAAGTATCCGAGCGAGTTGTCGGGGGGAATGCGCAAACGCGTCGGAATGGCGCGTGCGATCGCCGCCGACCCTGAGATACTGCTGTACGATGAACCCACGACCGGGCTTGATCCCATAACGGCCGATGTCATCAACGACTTGATCGTCGCCTTAAATCAGCGGCTGCACGTAACATCGATTGCCGTCACCCACGACATGACCTCGGCATTCAAAATCGCCGACCGCATCGTCATGTTGTACCAAGGGAGGGTTGAGTTTACGGGGACTCCCGACGAGGTTCGTTCGGCGGCAAATCCGGTAGTGCAGCAGTTCATCCACGGTCGTGCCGCCGGGCCGATTCAGGTACGCTGA
- a CDS encoding ABC transporter permease, which yields MLRPISALGRRGIHMVNRAGGMSIMLGEFLYTLRSLPRSLPLLVDQLYQVGVRSLPLIIIISVFVGAVSAWQAAYQFKFIGAPLRFLGQAVGKATVIELAPVLSALVFAGRVGAGITAELGTMKVTEQIDALESLGINPVRYLVMPRILACVVMVPLLVTFANFISIMGGLVVSVIGVNVSSETFLFGFRDSFKITDFLGGLTKAAVFGLLIGLVGCYEGFRTRGGAQGVGLATTTSVVTSSVLILVFNFIFAMILFRL from the coding sequence TTGCTGCGACCGATAAGTGCCCTTGGCCGACGCGGCATCCACATGGTGAACCGCGCCGGCGGCATGTCAATCATGCTGGGCGAGTTCCTGTATACGTTGCGTAGCCTGCCCCGGTCACTGCCGCTGTTGGTCGACCAGTTGTATCAGGTGGGCGTTCGTTCGCTGCCGCTCATCATCATAATATCAGTATTCGTGGGCGCCGTCTCGGCGTGGCAGGCTGCTTATCAGTTCAAGTTCATTGGCGCACCACTTCGCTTTCTCGGGCAGGCGGTCGGCAAAGCTACCGTCATCGAGCTCGCCCCCGTGTTGTCGGCTCTGGTGTTTGCGGGACGTGTGGGAGCGGGGATTACCGCGGAACTCGGAACGATGAAAGTGACCGAGCAAATCGACGCGTTGGAATCCCTCGGCATCAATCCTGTCAGGTATCTCGTGATGCCGAGAATCCTCGCGTGCGTCGTTATGGTTCCGCTGTTGGTGACCTTCGCCAATTTTATCTCGATCATGGGTGGTCTGGTCGTCTCCGTGATTGGCGTCAATGTGTCATCGGAGACCTTCTTGTTCGGCTTTCGCGATTCGTTCAAAATCACGGACTTCCTGGGCGGGCTTACCAAAGCCGCTGTGTTCGGGTTGTTGATCGGTTTGGTAGGCTGTTATGAGGGTTTTCGCACGCGTGGCGGCGCCCAGGGCGTGGGGCTGGCAACCACAACGTCGGTAGTGACTTCCTCCGTGCTCATTCTTGTGTTCAATTTCATCTTTGCAATGATTCTGTTTCGGTTGTGA